The following proteins come from a genomic window of Limosilactobacillus reuteri:
- a CDS encoding IS30 family transposase, with protein MTYTHLTTNELTIIAHSFVQKLKAYRVAQMINRCAETVYRVYRYLETGASIADYQDHYMRNKQRCGRKRTQLSLAELTYINDKIAQGWTPDTIIGRAERPISCNRRTLYRMFERGQFGFDVRSLPMRGKRHPNGYVERRGKAGQLGRSIHERAKDFPHYATEFGHLEADTVQGKKHQGAVMTLTERQSKVEIVLNVHEKTADAINQHLSQWLRKFPRYFFKSITFDNGKEFAGWREIANQFDLHTYFAEVGAPNQRGLNENNNGLLRRDGLTKQLDFRNLPDELVTQLMSKRNNLPRKSLGYRTPYEVFMSYVTDEQLFSF; from the coding sequence ATGACTTACACCCATCTTACCACAAACGAGCTGACAATCATCGCCCATTCTTTCGTGCAAAAGCTTAAAGCGTACCGAGTGGCCCAAATGATCAACCGTTGCGCCGAAACCGTTTATCGCGTTTATCGTTACCTGGAAACCGGTGCCTCAATTGCTGATTATCAAGATCACTATATGCGCAATAAGCAACGTTGTGGCCGAAAACGTACTCAGTTGTCACTGGCTGAACTCACTTATATCAACGACAAAATTGCCCAGGGGTGGACGCCTGATACCATTATTGGGCGCGCTGAGCGCCCAATTAGTTGTAACCGGCGAACTCTTTACCGGATGTTTGAACGTGGCCAGTTCGGCTTCGATGTCCGTTCCTTGCCGATGCGAGGTAAGCGGCACCCGAATGGCTATGTCGAGCGCCGCGGGAAGGCTGGCCAATTGGGGCGAAGTATTCACGAGCGTGCCAAGGACTTTCCGCACTATGCCACTGAATTTGGGCACCTTGAAGCTGATACCGTCCAAGGCAAAAAGCACCAAGGGGCGGTAATGACCCTGACCGAACGCCAATCGAAGGTCGAAATTGTACTCAATGTGCACGAAAAGACGGCTGATGCGATTAACCAACACTTAAGTCAGTGGCTTCGGAAATTCCCGCGGTACTTCTTCAAATCGATTACCTTTGACAACGGAAAAGAATTCGCCGGCTGGCGCGAGATTGCCAATCAATTTGACCTTCACACTTACTTTGCCGAGGTTGGTGCTCCCAATCAACGAGGGCTGAACGAAAACAACAACGGTCTTTTACGCCGGGATGGCTTAACGAAACAGCTAGATTTCCGCAATCTTCCTGATGAATTGGTAACCCAACTGATGAGTAAGCGAAATAACCTGCCCCGTAAATCACTAGGCTATCGAACTCCATATGAAGTATTCATGTCTTACGTCACTGATGAGCAACTATTTTCTTTCTAA